The Comamonas testosteroni genome contains the following window.
CCTTAGGAAACTCACGCAACAGTCCGACAACGCGGCTCGAATTACCCGCTTCAGAGGCTCGCCGGAAGGACCCGCGACCCTCACCCTGCCTATTTTTTGTGCAATGCAACATCAGACCTTGACCTCCAGGCCCAGGGCCATTCGTGCGGACTTGCCGGCGTAGTACGAGATGCTGGTGTCGCCACCCTCCATGCGGGCCACGATGCGGCGTGCCCAGTCCTTGCCGTCGTTGCGCTCCTGCAGGTTGACCTTCACAGGCGGCGCGGCCACGGGCGCAGGCAAGGCAGGCAGGCCCTGCTGCTGGGCATAGGTCTGGCGCGGCATGACGGCATCGCACATCAGCTCGAACTGCGGCAGGTTGGGCGGGAAGTCGGGGTGCTCGGCAGCCAGGCGGGCGGCCGCGGCCTCCAGCACATCGGCAGGAAAGCGCCCCAGGCGCGCCTGCCAGACGTTCATGGCCGCACGGATGCCCTTGTCGTGGCCCAGGCCGTCCTTCAGGCCCGTGGCGAACTTGCTGAGGAACAGGCTGCCGTAGCTGCCCTGCAGCAGCACGAACAGCTTGCGCACCGCCGGGCCGGCCCGCAGCCCGTCGGCCGGATCTGCGGCGCGTGCCTGCGCTTGCTGGATCGCTTCAGCCGTCAACGTCGCCACGTCATGCATCCCACACTCCGTCGAAAATCGTTGCCGCAGCAGCAGCGTGCTTGTTCGCGTTGAACGCCGGCGCACGACCGCCCGCCGGCGCTGCAGCAGGCCTGAGCCATGCGGCCTGCAGCCCTTGCGAGCCGCGTATGCACCACAGCTGCAGAAAGGCCTCCAGCGTCATGCCGGCCTTGGCAGCCTCTGCCTTGGCGCCCTTCAGCACGGTCTCCGTCACCGGTGCCCGTTTGACCTTGCGCAGCTGCAGCCAGTCGGCCCAGGTCTGGTCGGTCACATCCTCCGGTTGAGCAACAGGTCCTGCGCGCTCAAGCGCAGGTGTGTTGGTTCTTTGATGGTTCCTATGACGGTTCAATGATGATTTGGGTGCGCTTGGTTCACCCCTGGGGTGCGCCTGGTGCGGGGGTACAGGTGCGCCTGGTTCACCACCTGGTGCGCCTGGTGCGGGGGGTGCGCTATCTGCGGGGGGTGCGCCATCTGCACCACCTGCCTTGCTCCGACTGCGACCGACAGGTGCCTTCGTCGGGTCAAAACTGCCCGGTGTGATGGTGTAGCTGGTGCTGGCGTTCAGGCGATATTCCCGAAAGACCAGACCGACCTTCTGCAGCCACGACAGCGCCTCTTGCACGGCCCGCTCAGACAGGCAGGTACGCCTGGCAATGGTGCCGACACCGGGCCAGCACACGCCGTCGTCATTCGACTGATCCGCCAGCGATATCAGAACTGCCTTTTGCGCTGCGGACATGCCCTGCAGCGGCCAGCAGGCCGACATGATGATGGTGCTCATACTTCTCTCCCGATCAGGCCAAGGCCGTTTGGCGCGCCTTGCAGCGCACAGGCATCACGTCACGCTGGCGTGGCGACAGGCTGCAGCGGCGCGCAGTGCCCTCCTCCAGCCGTCCGGCCGCCAGCAGGGCATTGACCGTGCTGGCCACGCTGCACAGCTCCAGCCACTCGCCCGTCTGGGTGTTGTGGTAATCGCGCAGCTCGCGCCGGCTCATGTCGCGCACGCCTTGCTGGTGGGCATGGCGCAGCGACTCGTACAGGCGCTCGTGCAGACGGCGGCGCGTTTCGTTGCCCAGAGCGGCAAACGCCTCGGCGCTGGTGTCGCGCCCGGTCACCACGGATTGGGGTTGCTGCATGGTCAAACCTCCTGATATCTGCACGGGCGGCTGCGCGCCTGCGCTCAAATTCGTTGCTGGGTTCATGGAAGTCATACGCCTGCGGCCTCGCGCAAGCGGTAGCGGATGCGGCGCTCCAGATAGGCCGTGGCGTCGGCGCGCTTGGCCACCTTGTCCATGTCAAAGCGCGGCAGGTAGCCAAGCTTTGGCTTCACAAACAGCAAGACGGGGCGAACAAGCGCGCCGCCTGTGCCGCTGACGGCCCAGATGCCGCGAGCCAGATGAGCTGTGCGCCCGTCCGGCTCACCCTTGCGGTTGGTGCGCGGCGAATCGCGCTCGCTGCCA
Protein-coding sequences here:
- a CDS encoding helix-turn-helix domain-containing protein; the encoded protein is MSTIIMSACWPLQGMSAAQKAVLISLADQSNDDGVCWPGVGTIARRTCLSERAVQEALSWLQKVGLVFREYRLNASTSYTITPGSFDPTKAPVGRSRSKAGGADGAPPADSAPPAPGAPGGEPGAPVPPHQAHPRGEPSAPKSSLNRHRNHQRTNTPALERAGPVAQPEDVTDQTWADWLQLRKVKRAPVTETVLKGAKAEAAKAGMTLEAFLQLWCIRGSQGLQAAWLRPAAAPAGGRAPAFNANKHAAAAATIFDGVWDA